A stretch of the Orcinus orca chromosome 1, mOrcOrc1.1, whole genome shotgun sequence genome encodes the following:
- the LOC125964727 gene encoding filaggrin-like produces MSTLLENITAIIKLFHEYSKTDKETDTLSAKELKELLEAEFQPILKNPDNPDTADVFMHILDVDHNHKIDFTEFFLMVFKLAQAYYYTQRPNFK; encoded by the exons ATGTCTACTCTCCTGGAAAACATCACTGCCATCATCAAACTATTTCACGAATATTCAAAAACAGATAAGGAGACTGACACATTGAGTGCAAAAGAGCTGAAGGAACTTCTGGAAGCAGAGTTTCAGCCAATCCTGAAG AATCCAGATAACCCAGATACTGCTGATGTTTTCATGCATATCCTCGATGTAGATCACAAccataaaatagactttacagagtttttcctgaTGGTATTCAAGTTGGCTCAAGCATATTATTATACCCAGAGACCGAATTTCAAG
- the LOC125964733 gene encoding filaggrin-like encodes MSSVSPIREYEGKEEERGYENKDRGCEKWIGSEPKGSYQVCEETVTMDFQSGCSTQQVSSISKGSDSKEHSQDSGRQPVITHGRSPSSSRNQHGSSHDQSGDSPKHSESHQGRTDTHRKSESVHGKSGSSTTQRQGRHHEQEKDSSRPSGTGHGHASTGSGSSRHRESSVGQSSDSEIQSGNSGRYSVTTHGRSGSSSKNQHGSSQGQSGDSSRHSESHQGRTDTHKKSESGHSKSGSSTTQRQGHHHEQERDSSRHSGTGHGHTSDGSRSGKDRESSVGQSSDSEGQSEDSDRHSVTTHGRSGSSSRNQHGSCHGRSGDSSRHSESHQGRTDTHRKSESVHGESGSSTKQRQGHHHEQKKDSSRHSGIGHGHTSTGSRKSRQRESSVGQSSDSEGQSEDSGRHSVTTHGRSGSSSRNQHGSSHGWSGDSSRHSESHQGRSAYRKSESGHSKSGSSTTQRQGHHHEQERDRSRYSGTGHGHTSTGSGSNRHRESSVGWSSDGEGQSGDSGRHSVTTHGRSGSSSRNQHGSSHGWSGDSSRHSESHQGRSAYRKSESGHSKSGYSTTQRQGHHHEQERDRSRYSGTGHGHTSTGSGSNRHRESSVGWSSDGEGQSGDSSGHSVTTHGRSGSSSRNQHGSSHGQSGDSSRHSESHQGRTDTHKKSESGHSKSGSSTTQRQGHHDEQERDSSRHSGTGHGHTSTISGSGRHKESNISQDSNTEGHSGDSGRQPLTTQGCSAFYSRNQSHGSDQGWRHGSYGSADYDYGQSGFGHSQDGSVSHDSSHMGARDRFEYRSIYGIQYNRQQSSSTQTGSGISRHHGSSYSQASDSEGKSEDSERASASTHGQSGCRHVK; translated from the exons ATGTCAAGTGTTAGCCCCATCAGGGAatatgaaggaaaagaagaagaacgtGGTTACGAAAATAAAGATAGAggatgtgaaaaatggataggaTCAGAGCCTAAGGGCTCATATCAAGTTTGTGAAGAAACTGTGACTATGGATTTTCAGTCCGGTTGCAGTACACAGCAGGTTTCCAGTATCAGTAAGGGCAGCGACAGCAAAGAACATTCACAAGATTCAGGTAGACAACCAGTGATCACTCATGGAAGGTCGCCATCCAGCTCAAGGAACCAACATGGGTCTTCCCACGACCAGTCAGGAGACAGCCCTAAGCACTCAGAGTCGCATCAAGGgaggacagacacacacaggaagaGTGAATCTGTCCATGGAAAGTCAGGATCCAGCACTACGCAAAGACAGGGGCGCCACCATGAGCAGGAAAAAGACAGCTCCAGACCCTCTGGAACTGGACATGGACACGCCTCAACTGGATCCGGAAGCAGTAGGCACAGGGAATCCAGTGTTGGTCAGTCCAGTGACAGCGAAATACAGTCAGGAAATTCAGGTAGATATTCTGTGACCACTCATGGAAGGTCTGGGTCCAGCTCAAAGAACCAACATGGATCTTCCCAAGGCCAGTCAGGAGACAGCTCTAGGCACTCAGAGTCACATCAAGGTAGGACAGACACACACAAGAAGAGTGAATCTGGCCACAGCAAGTCAGGGTCCAGCACTACTCAGAGACAGGGGCACCACCACGAGCAGGAAAGAGACAGCTCCAGACACTCTGGAACTGGACATGGACACACCTCAGATGGATCCAGAAGTGGGAAAGACAGGGAATCCAGTGTTGGTCAGTCCAGTGACAGCGAAGGACAGTCAGAAGATTCAGACAGACATTCTGTGACCACTCATGGAAGGTCTGGGTCCAGCTCAAGAAACCAACATGGGTCTTGCCATGGCCGGTCAGGAGACAGCTCTAGGCACTCAGAGTCACATCAAGGgaggacagacacacacaggaagaGTGAATCTGTCCATGGAGAGTCAGGATCTAGCACTAAGCAAAGACAGGGGCACCACCATGAGCAGAAAAAAGACAGCTCCAGACACTCTGGAATTGGACATGGACACACCTCAACTGGATCCAGAAAAAGTAGGCAGAGGGAATCCAGTGTTGGTCAGTCCAGTGACAGTGAAGGACAGTCAGAAGATTCAGGTAGACATTCTGTGACCACTCATGGAAGGTCTGGGTCCAGCTCAAGAAACCAACATGGGTCTTCCCATGGCTGGTCAGGAGACAGCTCTAGGCACTCAGAGTCACATCAAGGGAGATCAGCATACAGGAAGAGTGAATCTGGCCACAGCAAGTCAGGGTCCAGCACTACTCAAAGACAGGGGCACCACCATGAGCAGGAAAGAGACAGATCCAGATACTCTGGAACTGGACATGGACACACCTCAACTGGATCTGGAAGCAATAGACACAGGGAATCCAGTGTTGGTTGGTCCAGCGATGGTGAAGGGCAGTCAGGTGATTCAGGTAGACATTCTGTGACCACTCATGGAAGGTCTGGGTCCAGCTCAAGAAACCAACATGGGTCTTCCCATGGCTGGTCAGGAGACAGCTCTAGGCACTCAGAGTCACATCAAGGGAGATCAGCATACAGGAAGAGTGAATCTGGCCACAGCAAGTCAGGGTACAGCACTACTCAAAGACAGGGGCACCACCATGAGCAGGAAAGAGACAGATCCAGATACTCTGGAACTGGACATGGACACACCTCAACTGGATCTGGAAGCAATAGACACAGGGAATCCAGTGTTGGTTGGTCCAGCGACGGTGAAGGGCAGTCGGGTGATTCAAGTGGACATTCTGTGACCACTCATGGAAGGTCTGGGTCCAGCTCAAGAAACCAACATGGGTCTTCCCATGGCCAGTCAGGAGACAGCTCTAGGCACTCAGAGTCACATCAAGGTAGGACAGACACACACAAGAAGAGTGAATCTGGCCACAGCAAGTCAGGGTCCAGCACTACTCAGAGACAGGGGCACCACGACGAGCAGGAAAGAGACAGCTCCAGACACTCTGGAACTGGACATGGACACACCTCAACTATTTCTGGTAGCGGCAGACACAAGGAATCAAATATCAGTCAGGATAGCAACACAGAAGGACATTCAGGAGATTCAGGTAGACAGCCTTTGACCACCCAAGGATGTTCTGCATTCTATTCAAGGAACCAAAGTCATGGTTCAGATCAAGGTTGGAGACATGGCAGCTATGGCAGTGCAGATTATGACTATGGACAGTCAGGGTTTGGTCATTCTCAGGATGGAAGTGTCAGTCATGATTCCAGCCATATGGGAGCCAGGGACAGATTTGAATATAGGAGCATTTATGGGATCCAATATAACAGGCA GCAATCATCATCTACACAGACTGGATCTGGAATAAGCAGACATCATGGATCCAGTTATAGTCAGGCCAGTGATAGTGAAGGGAAATCAGAAGATTCAGAGAGGGCATCGGCATCAACTCACGGACAGTCTGGATGTAGACATGTGAAATAG